The Methylomagnum ishizawai genome has a window encoding:
- a CDS encoding PP2C family serine/threonine-protein phosphatase, whose product MDAPSPASGTAQAAWLLLAHSAIGRQHVKNGAPCQDAHRLIPVEAGRGVAVVCDGAGSAKESQLGAWLAANRAAHLFKDHMLATGWRFPADLDEWRAASHGLMLQTAGFLHRVAAAAHREFKALACTVIVVVYSPCGALVCHIGDGRAALRDGLGIWRAAMTPFKGEEANQTIFITSDLWRENPAFLGCHLFEEPITGFALMSDGCETHAFQINRYDEENGIYIQLNDPYPPFFEPLRTQLLELHQQGHPQAKLDEEWREFIESGTRGLRLEPDDKTMILGILKPCR is encoded by the coding sequence ATGGACGCCCCCTCCCCGGCCAGCGGAACCGCCCAAGCGGCATGGTTGCTATTGGCCCATTCGGCCATCGGTCGGCAGCACGTCAAAAACGGCGCGCCTTGCCAAGACGCCCACCGGCTCATCCCCGTGGAGGCCGGGCGCGGGGTCGCGGTGGTATGCGACGGCGCGGGAAGCGCCAAGGAATCCCAACTAGGCGCGTGGTTGGCCGCCAACCGGGCCGCGCACCTGTTCAAAGACCACATGCTCGCGACAGGCTGGCGGTTCCCCGCCGACCTCGATGAATGGCGGGCGGCCAGCCACGGCTTGATGCTGCAAACAGCCGGGTTCTTGCACCGGGTTGCCGCGGCGGCCCACCGCGAGTTCAAGGCCTTGGCCTGCACCGTGATCGTGGTGGTTTATAGCCCATGCGGCGCGCTGGTTTGCCATATTGGCGACGGTCGCGCCGCCCTGCGCGATGGCCTAGGGATTTGGCGGGCGGCGATGACGCCCTTCAAAGGCGAAGAGGCCAACCAAACGATTTTCATCACTTCGGACCTGTGGCGGGAAAACCCGGCTTTCCTGGGGTGCCACCTGTTCGAGGAACCCATTACCGGCTTTGCGCTGATGTCCGACGGTTGCGAAACCCATGCCTTCCAAATCAACCGATACGACGAGGAAAACGGGATTTATATTCAGTTGAACGATCCTTACCCGCCGTTTTTCGAACCGCTGCGGACACAGTTGCTCGAATTGCACCAACAGGGTCATCCCCAAGCCAAGCTGGATGAGGAATGGCGGGAATTCATCGAATCCGGCACGCGGGGCTTGCGATTGGAACCGGACGACAAAACCATGATCCTTGGCATTCTCAAGCCATGCCGATAG
- a CDS encoding protein kinase domain-containing protein: MPIVYSPRFGKLEVDDQPFAKGGEGAAHRLTRPPLELRDHCAKLYFDKYRTKERRKKLEFMVRNPPSDLRRERLMVCWPVDILFDGPRRGRFLGFLMPLAWPDSASLYGACLAKPGPKSPPWLAAKFDRVTPAGRTARLKLIVNIAGALHSIHATGNYVLVDMKPQNILFTHDAKIAIVDLDSIQIMDNQNILFRAQVATPEYTPPEATTLKPDRDRIPESWDRFSMAVIFYQLLLGLHPYSASFKGDYMDVTTPTQAIQQGLFVHGRKRHDLHALPSPHLDFDHLDPALKDLFMRAFDKGFRRLRLRPSAKDWGETIYGLLMATAPPTVDQTYFTPQLEQLLKKGIHSIQLFIQYLATTR; the protein is encoded by the coding sequence ATGCCGATAGTTTATTCCCCGCGCTTCGGCAAGCTAGAGGTGGACGACCAGCCCTTCGCCAAAGGCGGCGAAGGCGCGGCGCATCGATTGACCCGACCGCCCCTGGAATTACGCGACCACTGCGCGAAACTCTATTTCGACAAATACCGGACCAAGGAGCGCCGCAAAAAACTCGAATTTATGGTACGGAATCCACCCTCCGATCTGCGCCGCGAGCGGCTCATGGTATGTTGGCCGGTCGATATATTATTTGATGGCCCCCGCCGCGGCCGGTTTCTCGGCTTCTTGATGCCGCTGGCGTGGCCGGATAGCGCCTCGCTTTACGGAGCCTGCCTAGCCAAACCGGGTCCCAAATCCCCGCCATGGCTCGCCGCCAAATTTGACCGGGTCACCCCGGCGGGGCGCACGGCCCGTTTGAAGCTTATCGTCAATATCGCCGGTGCCTTGCACAGCATCCATGCGACGGGTAATTACGTGCTGGTGGATATGAAGCCACAAAACATCTTATTCACCCATGACGCCAAGATAGCCATTGTCGATTTGGATTCGATACAAATCATGGACAACCAAAATATTTTATTCCGGGCGCAAGTGGCAACGCCCGAATATACCCCACCGGAAGCCACCACCCTCAAACCAGACAGGGACCGCATCCCGGAATCCTGGGATAGGTTTTCGATGGCCGTTATATTCTATCAGTTGCTACTGGGATTGCACCCTTACTCCGCCAGTTTCAAGGGGGATTACATGGATGTCACCACCCCTACCCAAGCGATCCAGCAAGGGTTGTTCGTACATGGTAGGAAACGGCATGACCTGCATGCGCTCCCTTCCCCCCACCTGGATTTCGACCATCTCGACCCAGCGCTTAAAGATTTATTCATGCGGGCGTTCGATAAGGGGTTCCGCCGTCTGAGATTGCGCCCCTCCGCCAAGGATTGGGGAGAGACTATTTACGGTTTACTCATGGCTACGGCCCCGCCCACGGTGGATCAAACCTATTTTACGCCACAACTCGAACAGCTATTAAAAAAAGGGATTCATTCCATACAGTTGTTTATCCAGTATTTGGCAACCACCCGATGA
- a CDS encoding OmpA family protein, producing MSTDDHNVYSLSIADAMAAMMLIFTLVLLALMLHRGNMKEKDAEIARLRDQFKEVGNYFSMKDKIYDALISEFSGDLKEWNARIDKGTLAFILENSKNGFDPGKSDIPLEFQNMLNQFVPRYLNVIRNFKDNVYEIRIEGHTSSEWSNKLSECQIEADSELCKKTTYLKNMALSQDRAMSVLNHILLMDTIQEAGWVRSKITAIGLSSSHLLCGEKKTPCANQPWEQENREASRRVEFSIRTDVESKIKNIQNTKN from the coding sequence ATGAGCACCGACGATCATAATGTATATTCATTATCCATCGCGGACGCGATGGCGGCCATGATGCTAATTTTCACATTGGTACTGTTGGCATTAATGCTGCACCGGGGAAATATGAAAGAGAAGGATGCTGAAATCGCCAGGCTGCGCGACCAATTCAAAGAGGTCGGCAACTACTTCAGCATGAAGGATAAAATATACGACGCGTTGATTTCCGAATTTTCCGGTGACTTGAAAGAATGGAATGCGCGGATTGACAAAGGCACGTTGGCATTTATTTTGGAGAACTCCAAGAATGGCTTTGATCCGGGAAAATCCGATATTCCATTGGAGTTTCAAAATATGCTGAATCAGTTTGTACCCCGCTATTTAAATGTCATCCGCAACTTCAAGGACAACGTCTATGAAATCCGCATCGAGGGCCATACCTCCAGCGAATGGAGTAACAAACTATCGGAATGCCAAATAGAGGCCGACAGCGAATTGTGCAAAAAAACAACCTACCTTAAAAACATGGCCCTCTCTCAAGACCGCGCCATGTCGGTTTTAAACCATATCCTCCTAATGGATACCATACAAGAGGCTGGTTGGGTGCGCTCGAAAATAACCGCCATCGGACTATCTTCCAGCCATTTGCTATGCGGCGAGAAGAAAACGCCCTGCGCCAACCAACCGTGGGAGCAAGAAAACAGGGAAGCGTCCAGAAGGGTTGAATTCAGCATCAGGACGGATGTGGAAAGCAAGATCAAGAATATACAAAACACAAAAAACTGA
- a CDS encoding flotillin family protein produces MLVEISILIAACLVGLLAIGLVLSRLYQRASKEVAFVRTGLGGQKVVMDGGALVLPIFHGTIPVNMNTLKLEVHRGGNASLITQDRLRVDIVAAFFVRVMPNAEAIANAAQTLGQRTLDPMALKELVEDKFVDSLRATAATMTMQQLQDARQDFVQGVQNAVSEDLLKNGLELESVSLTSLDQTGKEFFNPNNAFDAEGLTRLTQETERRRKERNEIEQDTQMAVRQKNLAAEQQKLEIDRQQEFLRLEQQQAIARQQAEQAANVAKTRAEQAALIAATEAEKNREAQQAKITSQQQIDQSRIAAERQVKEAEVERDRLIKQKEIDAQQQVEVARINQQKVMQIAEQDKAVSIARKSEEQSQAEAQANKARAEAVTAEEAVKTARETAVAERDKAIALVEASREAEQQAIGVKIAASAQKQAAEDQAEAVKTKAEADRVAYEVEAMGKRQINEAINTLSAEQIAMQVRLALIQALPGIIAKSVEPMQRIDGIKIIQVDGLGRVAGGGEGGNPGGGGNLAEQAVSAALSYRAQQPLVDALLNDLGMKGGSLAGLAQGVVDADAAGKDGKTLHPRGP; encoded by the coding sequence ATGCTGGTCGAAATCTCCATCCTCATCGCCGCCTGCCTCGTCGGATTGCTCGCCATCGGGCTGGTGCTATCGCGCCTATACCAACGGGCTTCCAAGGAGGTCGCCTTCGTCCGCACCGGGCTGGGCGGACAGAAGGTCGTCATGGACGGCGGCGCCTTGGTGCTGCCGATCTTCCACGGCACCATCCCGGTCAACATGAACACCCTCAAGCTGGAAGTCCACCGGGGCGGCAACGCCAGCCTCATCACCCAGGACCGGCTACGGGTGGATATCGTCGCCGCGTTCTTCGTCCGGGTCATGCCCAATGCCGAGGCCATCGCCAACGCCGCCCAGACCCTGGGCCAGCGCACCCTGGACCCCATGGCCCTCAAGGAATTGGTGGAGGACAAGTTCGTCGATTCGCTGCGCGCCACCGCCGCCACCATGACCATGCAGCAATTGCAGGACGCCCGCCAGGATTTCGTGCAGGGCGTGCAGAACGCCGTCAGCGAGGATTTGCTCAAGAACGGCCTGGAACTGGAAAGCGTGTCGCTCACCAGCCTGGACCAGACCGGCAAGGAATTCTTCAACCCCAACAACGCCTTTGACGCCGAGGGCTTGACCCGCCTGACCCAGGAGACCGAGCGCCGCCGCAAGGAGCGCAACGAGATCGAGCAGGACACCCAGATGGCGGTGCGCCAGAAGAACCTCGCCGCCGAACAGCAGAAACTGGAGATCGACCGCCAGCAGGAATTCCTGCGCCTGGAACAACAACAAGCCATCGCCCGCCAACAAGCGGAGCAGGCGGCCAATGTCGCCAAGACCCGCGCCGAACAAGCCGCCCTGATCGCCGCCACCGAAGCCGAGAAGAACCGCGAGGCGCAACAGGCCAAGATCACTTCCCAACAGCAGATCGACCAATCCCGCATCGCCGCCGAGCGCCAGGTCAAGGAAGCCGAGGTGGAGCGCGACCGGCTCATCAAGCAGAAGGAAATCGACGCCCAACAACAGGTCGAAGTGGCCCGCATCAACCAGCAGAAGGTGATGCAGATCGCCGAGCAGGACAAGGCGGTGTCCATCGCCCGGAAATCCGAGGAGCAATCCCAGGCCGAGGCCCAGGCCAACAAGGCGCGGGCCGAGGCGGTCACCGCCGAGGAAGCGGTGAAGACCGCCCGCGAGACCGCCGTGGCCGAGCGCGACAAGGCCATCGCCCTGGTCGAGGCCAGCCGCGAGGCTGAGCAACAGGCCATCGGCGTGAAGATCGCCGCCTCGGCGCAGAAGCAAGCCGCCGAGGACCAGGCCGAAGCGGTGAAGACCAAGGCGGAAGCCGACCGGGTGGCCTACGAGGTGGAGGCCATGGGCAAGCGCCAGATCAACGAGGCCATCAACACCTTATCGGCGGAGCAGATCGCCATGCAGGTCAGGCTGGCCTTGATCCAAGCCCTGCCGGGCATCATCGCCAAGAGCGTCGAGCCTATGCAGCGGATCGACGGCATCAAGATCATCCAGGTCGATGGGTTGGGCCGGGTGGCCGGGGGCGGCGAGGGCGGCAATCCCGGCGGGGGCGGCAATCTGGCCGAGCAGGCGGTAAGCGCGGCCTTGAGCTACCGGGCGCAGCAGCCCTTGGTGGATGCCTTGCTGAATGATTTGGGGATGAAGGGGGGGAGTCTTGCGGGCTTGGCGCAGGGGGTGGTCGATGCGGACGCCGCGGGGAAGGATGGGAAAACCTTGCATCCCCGAGGGCCATAG
- a CDS encoding YqiJ family protein, which translates to MDLFFDPATWLFTAAIGLVLGLAVVESLGLLLGQGGLSGWAEHWLPDLHGPDADGWLGWLHLGKVPLTILLIVFLTAFGVVGFAAQMMARRWFGGFLPLPLVAAGAVVLAVPAVRTLGGALGRILPKDETFAVSLDELAGRIAIVVTGTARLGRPAQARVRDALGRTHYVMVEPDDGDTEFAAGSEVLLVRRAGGSRFRAIANPRPGLLGS; encoded by the coding sequence ATGGACTTGTTCTTCGATCCGGCCACTTGGCTGTTCACCGCCGCCATCGGCTTGGTCCTGGGACTGGCCGTGGTCGAGAGCCTCGGCTTGTTGCTGGGCCAGGGCGGGCTGTCCGGTTGGGCCGAGCATTGGCTGCCCGACCTCCACGGACCCGACGCCGACGGCTGGTTGGGTTGGCTGCATCTCGGCAAAGTGCCCTTGACCATCCTCTTGATCGTGTTCCTCACCGCGTTCGGCGTGGTCGGCTTCGCCGCCCAGATGATGGCGCGGCGCTGGTTCGGCGGGTTCCTGCCCTTGCCGCTGGTGGCGGCGGGGGCGGTGGTCCTGGCCGTGCCCGCCGTGCGGACCCTGGGCGGAGCCTTGGGCCGGATCCTGCCCAAGGACGAGACCTTCGCGGTGTCGCTGGACGAATTGGCGGGGCGCATCGCCATCGTCGTTACCGGCACCGCCCGCTTGGGTCGGCCCGCCCAGGCGCGGGTGCGGGACGCCCTGGGCCGTACCCATTACGTCATGGTGGAACCGGACGACGGCGACACCGAATTCGCGGCGGGCAGCGAAGTTTTGCTGGTGCGGCGGGCCGGGGGTAGCCGGTTCCGCGCCATCGCCAATCCCCGGCCCGGCTTGCTCGGGTCCTAA
- a CDS encoding PspA/IM30 family protein — protein sequence MKESISTRVTRIVGGGLHALLDAMEQAAPEAAMAQAIREVDLAMDEVRAELGKALAHRHLAESHLARLETRHGELAAQIAVAVERGEDGLSRAGIAKQLDIEAQKPVLDQAIADAVRDGQELESYLLALQAKKRDMEDALRDFIAARAAQQRGPVGGGADTSAGRVEQAEAVFGRVLARETGVVPAAARADAAEAAKLKELAELARDHAIEARLAQLKARREG from the coding sequence ATGAAAGAATCGATTTCGACCCGCGTCACCCGCATCGTCGGCGGTGGCCTGCACGCGCTCTTGGACGCCATGGAGCAGGCCGCGCCGGAAGCGGCCATGGCCCAGGCCATCCGCGAGGTGGACCTGGCCATGGACGAAGTCCGCGCCGAACTGGGCAAGGCGCTGGCCCACCGCCATCTGGCGGAATCCCATCTGGCCCGGCTGGAAACCCGGCACGGCGAACTCGCGGCGCAAATCGCGGTGGCGGTGGAGCGGGGCGAGGACGGCTTATCGCGGGCCGGCATCGCCAAGCAGCTCGATATCGAGGCCCAGAAGCCGGTGCTGGACCAGGCCATCGCCGATGCCGTCCGCGATGGCCAGGAATTGGAAAGCTATCTGCTGGCCCTGCAAGCCAAGAAGCGCGATATGGAAGACGCCCTGCGCGACTTCATCGCCGCCCGCGCCGCCCAGCAACGCGGACCGGTCGGCGGCGGCGCGGACACCAGCGCGGGCCGGGTGGAACAGGCCGAAGCCGTGTTCGGGCGGGTCTTGGCGCGGGAAACCGGCGTGGTCCCGGCGGCGGCGCGGGCCGACGCGGCGGAAGCGGCCAAGCTCAAGGAACTCGCCGAACTGGCCCGCGACCACGCCATCGAAGCCCGCCTCGCCCAACTCAAGGCCCGGCGGGAAGGCTAG
- a CDS encoding tetratricopeptide repeat protein, giving the protein MPTKYTRFFWLPVGALALAVILALYWAVPGQRGPAPNPPPSPSASPAPPGFVGRAACAACHAEQDRLWRGSHHDLAMQVADEQTVLGDFDGAGFTKDGVTSRFFRRDGRFWVNTDGPDGKLADFEIQYTFGFTPLQQYLVALPGGRLQALSIAWDSRPQAQGGQRWFHLYPGEKIDHNDPLHWTRFSQNWNYMCAECHSTHFQKNYDPASHGYQSTWSEIDVSCEACHGPGSRHVAWAGSKDGNNPPDDGTLGLVFHLDERRGVHWTIDPATGQATRSQPRATAQEIETCARCHARRGQWFADYRHGQPLLDTHLPVLLQAGLYHPDGQIDGEVYEYGSFLQSRMYRAGVTCGDCHEPHSLKLRAEGDGVCLQCHAAGKYASTGHHHHREDSPGARCVECHMPAKTYMGVDPRRDHGFRIPRPALSAKLGTPNACANCHEKRPARWAADQLRRWYGHDPQGYQAYAEAFSAARRGGVEAEAGLAALLAHPDQPAIAKATAAAELGRWLSPDSLPSLLDALDHADPLVRAGALQALEPLPPEQRWQAAHRLLRDPVRGVRALAAETLAGIPTDQVPPEDQAALHAAGAEYLASLRLNADEPGAQVNLGNWHAAKGEMAAAERAYREALRLDPGWVPAYVNLADLYRQTERDAEGAALLREGLLQQPRAAALHHSLGLLEIRRHDLAAALVSLKRAVELAPGDTAVSYVYAMALDSAGQHRAAEKVVEAGLKQAPGDRALGQLRSLWKAAGPSSQTRP; this is encoded by the coding sequence ATGCCCACGAAATACACCCGTTTCTTCTGGCTGCCGGTCGGGGCGCTCGCCCTGGCCGTGATCTTGGCGCTTTACTGGGCGGTTCCAGGCCAGCGCGGCCCGGCCCCGAATCCGCCCCCAAGCCCCAGTGCCTCCCCCGCCCCGCCGGGGTTCGTGGGCCGCGCCGCCTGCGCCGCTTGCCACGCCGAACAGGACCGGCTCTGGCGAGGCTCGCACCACGACCTCGCCATGCAGGTGGCGGACGAGCAAACCGTGCTGGGGGATTTCGACGGGGCCGGATTCACCAAGGATGGCGTCACCTCCCGCTTCTTCCGCCGCGACGGGCGTTTCTGGGTCAACACCGACGGGCCGGACGGAAAGCTGGCCGATTTCGAGATCCAATACACCTTCGGCTTCACCCCCCTCCAGCAATATCTGGTGGCACTGCCCGGCGGACGGCTGCAAGCCCTGTCCATCGCCTGGGATTCCCGCCCCCAGGCCCAAGGCGGCCAACGCTGGTTCCACCTCTACCCCGGCGAGAAAATCGACCACAACGATCCCTTGCACTGGACCCGGTTTTCCCAGAACTGGAACTACATGTGCGCCGAGTGCCATTCGACCCACTTCCAGAAGAACTACGACCCGGCCAGCCATGGCTATCAAAGCACCTGGTCGGAAATCGACGTGTCCTGCGAAGCCTGCCACGGTCCCGGCTCGCGGCATGTGGCCTGGGCCGGGAGCAAGGACGGGAACAATCCGCCGGACGATGGCACCCTGGGCTTGGTCTTCCATTTGGACGAACGCCGGGGCGTCCACTGGACGATCGATCCCGCCACCGGCCAGGCCACCCGCAGCCAGCCCCGCGCCACGGCCCAGGAAATCGAAACCTGCGCCCGCTGCCATGCCCGGCGCGGCCAGTGGTTCGCCGATTATCGACACGGCCAGCCCTTGCTCGACACCCATCTGCCCGTCTTGTTGCAAGCCGGGCTTTACCATCCCGACGGCCAGATCGACGGCGAGGTCTACGAATACGGCTCCTTCCTGCAAAGCCGGATGTACCGGGCCGGGGTGACGTGCGGCGATTGCCACGAACCCCACAGCCTCAAGCTCCGGGCCGAAGGCGACGGGGTTTGCCTGCAATGCCACGCCGCCGGGAAATACGCCAGCACCGGCCACCACCATCACCGCGAAGATTCGCCCGGCGCCCGCTGCGTCGAGTGCCATATGCCCGCCAAGACCTACATGGGGGTCGATCCCCGCCGCGACCACGGTTTCAGGATTCCCCGGCCCGCCCTCTCGGCCAAGCTGGGCACGCCCAACGCCTGCGCGAATTGCCATGAAAAGCGGCCCGCCCGCTGGGCGGCGGACCAGTTGCGCCGCTGGTACGGGCACGATCCCCAGGGCTATCAAGCCTATGCCGAAGCCTTTTCCGCCGCCCGCCGGGGCGGGGTGGAGGCCGAAGCCGGACTGGCCGCCCTGCTTGCGCACCCGGACCAACCCGCCATCGCGAAGGCCACGGCGGCGGCGGAATTGGGCCGCTGGTTAAGCCCCGATTCCTTGCCGTCCTTGCTGGACGCCCTGGACCATGCCGATCCGCTGGTGCGGGCGGGAGCGCTGCAAGCCTTGGAACCCTTGCCGCCGGAACAGCGCTGGCAGGCCGCCCACCGCTTGCTGCGCGATCCGGTCCGGGGAGTCCGGGCGCTGGCGGCGGAAACGCTGGCCGGTATCCCGACCGATCAGGTGCCGCCGGAAGACCAAGCGGCCCTGCACGCAGCGGGCGCGGAATATCTCGCCTCGTTGCGGCTCAATGCCGACGAGCCGGGGGCACAGGTGAACCTGGGGAATTGGCACGCCGCGAAGGGCGAGATGGCGGCAGCCGAACGCGCCTACCGCGAGGCGCTGAGGCTCGATCCGGGTTGGGTGCCCGCCTATGTCAATCTGGCCGACCTGTACCGGCAGACGGAGCGGGATGCCGAAGGCGCGGCGTTGTTGCGGGAAGGGCTTCTCCAGCAGCCACGGGCGGCCGCCCTGCATCACAGCCTGGGCTTGCTGGAAATCCGCCGCCACGACTTGGCGGCGGCGCTGGTCTCGCTCAAGCGGGCGGTGGAACTGGCCCCCGGCGACACGGCGGTGAGCTATGTCTATGCCATGGCGCTGGACAGCGCGGGCCAGCACCGCGCGGCGGAAAAGGTGGTCGAAGCGGGCTTGAAACAAGCGCCCGGCGACCGCGCGCTGGGCCAACTACGGTCGCTTTGGAAGGCGGCGGGGCCGTCCTCCCAGACAAGGCCCTGA
- a CDS encoding class I SAM-dependent methyltransferase, with the protein MSNKTVPVTDALYTYLLANSLREPEVLRELREETARHPRGGMQIAPEQGQFMALLVALTDAKNLLEIGVFTGYSSIRLALALPPGGRITACDISEEYTQVARRYWERAGVADKIDLRLGPALETLDGLIAAGHSGRYDLAFIDADKTGYDAYYERALDLLRPGGLLLLDNVLWGGKVADPAVSDPDTLALRALNAKIHADSRVAPSLLPLADGLTLALKL; encoded by the coding sequence ATGTCCAATAAAACCGTCCCGGTCACCGACGCCCTTTACACCTACCTCCTGGCCAACTCGCTGCGGGAGCCGGAGGTTTTACGGGAACTGCGCGAGGAAACCGCCCGGCATCCGCGGGGCGGTATGCAGATCGCCCCCGAACAAGGCCAGTTCATGGCGCTGTTGGTGGCCTTGACCGATGCCAAGAACCTTTTGGAAATCGGCGTGTTCACCGGCTATAGCTCGATCCGGTTGGCCCTGGCCCTGCCGCCGGGGGGGCGGATCACCGCCTGCGATATCAGTGAGGAATATACCCAGGTGGCGCGGCGCTATTGGGAACGGGCCGGGGTCGCGGACAAGATCGACCTCCGGCTGGGACCGGCGCTGGAGACCCTGGACGGCTTGATCGCCGCGGGCCATTCGGGGCGGTACGACCTCGCCTTCATCGATGCCGACAAGACCGGCTACGACGCCTATTACGAGCGGGCCTTGGATCTGCTGCGGCCCGGCGGTTTGCTGCTGTTGGATAATGTGCTGTGGGGCGGCAAGGTGGCCGATCCCGCCGTCAGCGACCCGGACACCCTGGCCCTGCGCGCCCTGAACGCCAAGATACACGCCGATTCCAGGGTCGCGCCCAGCCTGTTGCCGCTGGCCGATGGCCTGACTTTGGCGCTGAAGCTTTGA
- a CDS encoding TIGR03118 family protein gives MTAISIRTAPKTWKRALSAAALAFAMPSIADDSIGGGGRYTVTELVGDQAGHGTVDPHLVNAWGIAFNPNGYVWVANADTGTSTLYDGNGAIVPLVVSIPAPGGAGLGSPTGIVFNGDASAFKVGEGGSQAAAAFLFATEEGLIAGWAPAVAPTNATVAVDNSAAGAIYKGLASAADGNRRLLYATDFHNGKIDVFDAAFNPVSLPAGAFIDRKVPTGFAPFGIQAINGDIYVTYAKQDANKEDDVPGKHLGYVSVFDAGGKLIRHLVSGQQLNAPWGMAMAPQGFGRFAGRLLIGNFGDGRINAFDAANGDFKGTLRTADGKALGIEGLWGLSFGNGLKGQSADALFFTAGPGDEAHGLYGRISAAP, from the coding sequence ATGACCGCTATTTCCATCCGCACGGCCCCCAAGACCTGGAAGCGCGCGCTGAGCGCCGCCGCGCTCGCTTTCGCCATGCCTTCCATCGCCGACGACAGTATTGGCGGCGGCGGCAGGTACACCGTCACCGAACTCGTGGGCGACCAGGCCGGGCACGGCACCGTCGATCCCCACCTCGTCAACGCCTGGGGCATCGCGTTCAACCCCAACGGATATGTTTGGGTCGCGAACGCCGACACCGGCACTTCGACGCTGTACGACGGCAACGGGGCCATCGTTCCCTTGGTTGTCTCCATCCCCGCCCCCGGAGGGGCGGGCCTGGGCAGCCCTACCGGCATCGTATTCAACGGCGACGCCTCGGCCTTCAAGGTCGGCGAGGGCGGTTCCCAGGCGGCGGCGGCTTTCTTGTTCGCGACCGAGGAGGGGCTCATAGCGGGCTGGGCCCCCGCGGTGGCCCCCACGAACGCGACCGTGGCGGTCGACAATTCGGCGGCCGGGGCCATCTACAAAGGCCTCGCCTCGGCGGCGGACGGCAACCGGCGCTTGCTGTACGCGACCGACTTCCACAACGGTAAGATCGACGTGTTCGACGCCGCCTTCAACCCGGTCAGCCTGCCCGCGGGGGCTTTCATCGATCGCAAGGTTCCCACGGGCTTCGCGCCCTTTGGCATCCAGGCGATCAACGGCGATATCTACGTGACCTACGCCAAGCAAGACGCCAACAAAGAAGACGACGTGCCGGGCAAGCATCTCGGCTATGTGAGCGTGTTCGATGCCGGCGGCAAGCTGATCCGGCACCTGGTTTCCGGCCAGCAACTCAACGCGCCCTGGGGCATGGCGATGGCCCCGCAAGGCTTCGGCAGGTTCGCAGGCCGGCTATTGATCGGAAATTTCGGCGATGGCCGCATCAACGCCTTCGACGCCGCCAATGGCGACTTCAAAGGCACCTTGCGCACAGCCGACGGCAAGGCGCTGGGCATCGAGGGACTGTGGGGTTTAAGCTTCGGCAACGGGTTGAAAGGCCAATCCGCCGACGCCTTGTTCTTCACCGCCGGACCCGGCGACGAAGCGCATGGGCTTTATGGCCGCATCTCCGCCGCGCCTTGA